The Amblyomma americanum isolate KBUSLIRL-KWMA chromosome 5, ASM5285725v1, whole genome shotgun sequence genome window below encodes:
- the LOC144132814 gene encoding uncharacterized protein LOC144132814, whose translation MASSCSPARKLWSERETAALIDCWQDRLNDLRRQKRNAAVYAEIAEALRILGFHRTSAEVRHKIRNLTQMYRDFNKNGTTTGSGAIQWPHYARIHSFLGSLPMNDPSLVQETRCSGGATVEEIILGMVVGADTGTAEDGSPALENWQEPALNADDSRAGGFAAESAAIEDGGAEGQAGIREQQNNKKRLRTASSDFRQALLTEQRMLRESLEACHSREMEMRQRHLTLQEKMVNAITKFFESS comes from the exons atggcgtcctcgtGCTCGCCGGCGcgcaaactgtggagcgagcgcgagacagccgctctcatcgactgctggcaggaccgcctgaatgatttgcggcgccagaagaggaacgccgcagtgtatgcggaaatcgcggaggcgttgcggatcCTAGGGTTCCATCGCACatcagcagaggtgcgccacaagatAAGAAACTTGACGCAGATGTACCG GGACTTCAACAAAAATGGAACCACCACAGGATCGGGCGCCATCCAATGGCCCCATTACGCTCGGATCCATTCTTTCTTGGGGTCGTTACCAATGAACGACCCCTCACTCGTTCAAGAAACCCGCTGCTCTGGGGGAGCCACTGTAGAGGAG ATCATTCTTGGCATGGTGGTGGGCGCCGACACCGGGACCGCTGAGGATGGCAGCCCCGCACTGGAAAATTGGCAGGAGCCCGCATTGAACGCGGACGACAGCAGGGCCGGAGGTTTTGCAGCCGAGTCAGCGGCCATTGAAGATGGAGGAGCTGAGGGGCAGGCAGGCATCCGCGAgcagcaaaataataaaaaaaggctgCGGACTGCTTCGTCTGACTTTAGGCAAGCTTTGCTCACGGAGCAGAGGATGCTGCGTGAGAGCCTTGAAGCGTGTCACAGCAGAGAGATGGAGATGAGGCAGCGGCACTTGACGCTGCAAGAGAAAATGGTGAATGCCATAACAAAGTTTTTTGAATCAAGTTAA
- the LOC144132813 gene encoding uncharacterized protein LOC144132813 — MRLAISVEKRVAVAMYKLCSSAEDRSVANLFGLGRSTVNTIYREFCDAVVCLLEDKWINMPSPDAMGDHIREFGAVCDFPQAVGALDGCHFPVSPPKESAPDYYNYKGWHSIVLLALVDHRYRFRYVNVGSPGRCHDAYIYQRSQLAEFIEGPTFQAPAVVFSGTAVPPLILCDQAFPLTTHLIKPYRNSAHLDADMKRLNYHLSKARRVIENAFGRLKARFRFCMKRMECSMDTAPLVIRACCTLNNICEAFGDQVMQDWTSDAQVSEALYQQPQRVTDDQTATGAAVRAAILEYYKQRAQN, encoded by the exons ATGCGGTTGGCCATCTCTGTCGAGAAGCGCGTTGCAGTGGCGATGTATAAGCTGTGCTCCTCGGCAGAGGATAGGTCTGTGGCCAATCTTTTCGGCCTGGGGCGATCCACCGTGAACACCATATATCGCGAGTTTTGTGACGCCGTAGTGTGCCTACTTGAGGACAAGTGGATAAACATGCCCTCTCCAGACGCAATGGGCGACCACATTAGAGAGTTCGGCGCCGTTTGCGATTTCCCACAAGCGGTAGGGGCACTCGACGGTTGCCATTTCCCCGTGTCGCCGCCCAAGGAAAGCGCACCAGACTACTACAACTACAAAGGCTG gCACAGCATCGTGCTGCTCGCCTTGGTAGACCACCGGTACCGCTTTCGGTACGTGAACGTTGGATCACCAGGGCGCTGCCACGATGCCTACATCTACCAACGCTCCCAGCTGGCAGAGTTTATTGAAGGGCCAACATTTCAGGCTCCAGCTGTAGTCTTCAGTGGAACAGCTGTGCCTCCATTAATACTCTGCGACCAAGCATTTCCCCTCACAACGCACTTGATCAAACCCTACAGAAACAGCGCCCACTTGGATGCCGATATGAAAAGGTTAAACTACCACCTGTCGAAGGCTAGAAGGGTAATTGAGAACGCCTTTGGCAGACTGAAGGCAAGATTCAGGTTCTGCATGAAGAGGATGGAGTGCAGCATGGATACAGCTCCACTGGTGATCCGCGCCTGCTGCACGCTGAACAACATCTGTGAAGCATTTGGGGACCAAGTTATGCAAGACTGGACCTCTGATGCACAAGTTTCCGAGGCCCTGTATCAGCAGCCACAGAGAGTCACAGATGACCAAACCGCAACTGGTGCTGCAGTACGAGCTGCAATACTAGAGTACTACAAGCAGCGAGCACAGAACTGA